The bacterium genome has a segment encoding these proteins:
- a CDS encoding YggT family protein encodes MRKFIKILLNNVLAILELLLVFRVIFRGLQANPAAGVVNFVYTWSDYVLAPVNYIFPSVPVGGSTIDLVAISGMIFYGVIFGIALKVLRLLFVID; translated from the coding sequence ATGAGAAAATTTATCAAAATTCTTTTAAATAACGTTTTGGCAATTCTGGAGTTGTTGCTTGTGTTTCGCGTCATATTCCGCGGGTTGCAGGCAAACCCTGCGGCAGGAGTCGTGAATTTTGTCTACACTTGGAGCGACTACGTGCTCGCACCAGTGAACTACATTTTTCCGAGCGTTCCCGTGGGCGGCTCCACCATTGACCTTGTTGCCATCTCCGGCATGATTTTCTATGGGGTTATTTTCGGCATTGCCTTGAAAGTACTGCGACTTCTGTTTGTCATCGATTAG
- a CDS encoding type IV secretion system DNA-binding domain-containing protein, translating to MEENKVRIIKLAPPPPELPMLGKVNPAIVSFIGRTNYVIALEEKKFVFGIKREDRRRHLYVVGKSGVGKSKLLELLMRQDIASGYGLCFVDPHGDVIEELLNFIPEERVNDVVIIDPSDTSHPVAFNPLANIDPAFKHQLTQGMIEAMEKQFSANWTPRLEHMFRFTTLALLDYPEATLRDMIAMLTDGEYRRKVIAHITDDMVKQFWEVEFEEWAEKFNTEAIIPLVNKLGQFLSDPMLRNIFGQKENKIDLERLMNEQKIILVNLAKGKLGEENSSLFGALVIAKLKQAGMARARMTEGDRKDFYLYVDEFHSIATETFESLLSEAKKYGMCITVAHQYMGQLSPKVLAAVLGNVGSLIVFRVGGADAEVMEYELAPIFKVKDMINLGRQEFYIKLMIDGEVYDPFSAETLSVLAAAHASYRDRIIAASRRNYATLISI from the coding sequence ATGGAAGAAAACAAAGTCCGCATCATCAAGTTAGCTCCTCCTCCGCCAGAGCTCCCGATGCTCGGCAAGGTCAATCCCGCCATCGTGTCGTTTATCGGACGGACGAATTACGTCATCGCGCTTGAAGAGAAAAAGTTTGTGTTCGGCATTAAACGCGAGGATCGACGTCGACATTTGTATGTTGTCGGAAAAAGCGGCGTCGGAAAGTCAAAACTGCTGGAGTTGCTCATGCGGCAGGACATCGCATCCGGGTACGGGTTGTGTTTTGTGGACCCGCACGGCGACGTGATTGAAGAACTATTGAATTTCATTCCCGAAGAACGCGTAAATGACGTGGTGATAATTGATCCGTCGGATACGAGCCACCCCGTTGCGTTCAACCCGTTGGCGAATATTGACCCGGCATTCAAACATCAGCTGACACAGGGGATGATTGAAGCGATGGAAAAACAGTTCAGTGCGAACTGGACCCCGCGTTTGGAGCATATGTTCCGCTTCACGACGCTCGCGCTTCTGGATTATCCGGAGGCGACCCTGCGCGACATGATTGCTATGCTCACGGATGGTGAATATCGCCGGAAGGTGATTGCGCACATCACCGACGACATGGTGAAGCAGTTTTGGGAGGTTGAGTTCGAGGAGTGGGCGGAAAAATTCAATACCGAGGCCATCATTCCGCTGGTCAATAAACTTGGGCAATTTTTGTCTGACCCCATGCTTCGGAATATTTTTGGTCAAAAGGAAAATAAGATTGACCTTGAACGGTTGATGAATGAACAGAAGATCATTCTCGTCAATCTTGCTAAAGGCAAACTCGGCGAGGAGAATTCAAGCTTGTTCGGCGCGCTGGTTATTGCGAAGTTGAAGCAGGCGGGTATGGCGCGCGCGCGAATGACGGAAGGCGATCGCAAAGATTTTTATTTGTATGTGGACGAGTTTCATAGTATCGCCACGGAGACGTTTGAGAGTTTGCTCTCCGAGGCAAAAAAGTATGGCATGTGTATCACTGTTGCGCATCAATACATGGGTCAGCTGAGCCCGAAAGTGCTTGCGGCGGTGCTGGGGAACGTCGGTTCGCTCATCGTGTTTCGTGTCGGCGGAGCGGACGCGGAAGTGATGGAGTACGAACTCGCACCGATTTTCAAGGTGAAGGATATGATTAATCTCGGTCGGCAGGAATTTTATATTAAACTCATGATTGATGGTGAGGTATACGATCCGTTTTCGGCCGAAACACTCTCCGTTCTTGCTGCCGCGCATGCTTCGTATCGTGACCGTATTATTGCCGCCTCGCGCCGCAATTATGCTACACTGATATCAATATAA
- a CDS encoding sigma factor-like helix-turn-helix DNA-binding protein codes for MKLVVNKIVAQCLQPLPERQQEVLRCRYGLGDGRELTLAELGKRYGVTRERIRQIQNLGLDAVRAEGSKNGIESFASMVVAHLEGLGGVRKEEALFADVTDVASDNGPKETLGNRVRFLLEASGKLAYAPADKDAHATWGLTGEHMKHAKLFAAKLAGTLAAKKDEVLGDKKFNHYFAACASQHGVTDVIGANFVSASKRFMVNHYGDAGLAAWSEINPKTSRDWAYLTLKKERKPLHFTDIANLINTVRKNKRTNHQTVHNELIKDERFVLVGRGLYGLREFGIIPGTAREVIAYFLKKNGSLKSHQLVDVILKERAFKPNTILLNLQNKKYFQRNADGRYTVREA; via the coding sequence ATGAAGTTAGTCGTAAACAAAATTGTCGCGCAGTGTTTGCAACCGTTGCCTGAGCGGCAACAGGAAGTGTTGCGGTGCCGATACGGGTTGGGAGATGGTCGGGAATTGACGCTTGCTGAGTTGGGCAAGCGCTATGGCGTGACGCGCGAGCGTATCCGGCAGATTCAGAATCTCGGACTTGACGCGGTCCGCGCGGAGGGGAGCAAAAACGGCATTGAATCCTTTGCGTCGATGGTTGTCGCGCACCTGGAAGGTCTGGGCGGCGTACGCAAGGAGGAGGCATTGTTCGCCGACGTTACCGATGTGGCATCAGACAATGGTCCGAAAGAGACCCTTGGAAATCGTGTACGCTTCTTGCTGGAAGCGAGCGGGAAGTTGGCATACGCGCCTGCGGATAAGGACGCGCATGCGACATGGGGGCTTACGGGCGAGCATATGAAACACGCGAAACTGTTCGCGGCGAAACTTGCCGGAACACTCGCTGCGAAGAAGGACGAGGTGCTCGGCGACAAAAAGTTTAATCACTATTTTGCCGCTTGCGCCTCGCAGCATGGTGTGACCGACGTGATCGGCGCGAATTTTGTTTCGGCATCAAAGCGGTTTATGGTGAACCACTATGGTGACGCGGGACTTGCGGCATGGTCGGAAATCAATCCGAAAACGTCGCGCGACTGGGCCTATTTGACGCTCAAGAAAGAGCGCAAACCTCTCCACTTTACCGACATCGCGAACTTGATTAACACGGTGCGAAAAAATAAGCGCACCAATCATCAGACGGTGCATAACGAACTCATCAAAGATGAACGTTTCGTGCTGGTCGGCCGCGGACTCTATGGTCTCCGCGAGTTCGGCATCATTCCGGGAACCGCGCGCGAAGTCATCGCGTACTTCTTAAAGAAGAACGGGAGCTTGAAATCGCATCAGCTGGTGGACGTCATTCTGAAAGAACGCGCGTTCAAGCCGAATACTATTCTCCTCAACCTGCAGAATAAGAAGTACTTCCAAAGAAATGCAGATGGGCGTTATACTGTGAGAGAGGCATAA
- the secF gene encoding protein translocase subunit SecF: MNVIGNKYVFLGCSGLLIAASIVVIGTLGLKQGIDFTGGTMWQVTLGDERVNADGAKAFLSDELKLDDAIVTPEPATQSFLIRTKEIDEAKHVEYKAAFVKAYPNFEELRFDSIGPAIGSELRSRAIWAFLFVLLGISLYIAFAFRKVSYPVSSWKYGLITLLTLFHDAIIPTGLFAVLGYLYHAEVDTNFIVAILVVMGFSVHDTIVVFDRIRENLRLERSAKFDFDALVNTSVNETMARSINTSLTLVLVLVALYFLGSSSLAYFTLTILVGTVFGTYSSIFVASPLLTMWRKR, from the coding sequence ATGAACGTTATAGGGAATAAATACGTATTTCTCGGTTGTTCGGGGCTGCTCATCGCGGCAAGCATTGTCGTGATCGGCACGCTCGGCTTGAAGCAGGGGATTGATTTCACCGGCGGAACGATGTGGCAAGTGACGCTTGGTGATGAGCGCGTGAACGCCGACGGCGCGAAGGCGTTTTTGAGTGATGAGCTGAAATTGGACGATGCAATCGTGACGCCCGAGCCGGCGACGCAAAGCTTTTTAATCCGGACGAAAGAAATTGATGAAGCCAAGCACGTGGAATACAAAGCGGCATTTGTTAAGGCATACCCGAATTTTGAAGAATTGCGTTTTGACAGCATCGGTCCCGCCATCGGCTCGGAGCTCAGATCGCGTGCCATTTGGGCGTTTCTCTTCGTACTGCTCGGCATTTCGCTCTACATCGCGTTTGCGTTCCGCAAGGTGTCGTATCCGGTGAGCTCGTGGAAGTACGGGCTTATCACGCTCCTCACGCTTTTCCATGACGCGATTATTCCTACAGGACTTTTCGCGGTGCTGGGATATTTGTATCACGCGGAAGTGGATACCAATTTCATCGTTGCGATTCTTGTGGTCATGGGTTTTTCCGTCCACGACACGATTGTGGTGTTTGACCGCATCCGCGAAAATCTGCGGCTGGAGCGTTCGGCAAAATTTGATTTTGACGCTCTGGTCAATACAAGCGTCAACGAAACCATGGCGCGCTCCATCAACACTTCATTGACGCTTGTGTTGGTGCTTGTGGCGCTCTATTTCTTGGGTTCGTCATCGCTTGCGTATTTCACGCTTACCATCCTTGTCGGTACCGTTTTCGGCACATACTCGTCAATCTTCGTCGCGAGCCCTTTGCTCACGATGTGGCGGAAGCGGTAA
- the secD gene encoding protein translocase subunit SecD, whose protein sequence is MKKNSAILLIGIVALAVLVGFFVYPKNFGANTRPWRLGLDLVGGTHLVYEVDMANVTGADRDSVLNGLRDVIEKRVNLFGVSEPQVFIAKGADSYRLVVELAGIKDVSEAIKLIGETPLLTFAEVEYEKPKEGTATTSAAVEPKFFPLDLSGRHVSGAQLNFDQLTGKPEVSISFNDEGAKLFEDMTAKNVGKPIAIFLDGVLIEMPTVQEKISGGRAQITGRFTVQEAKQLVERFNAGALPAPVKLVSQQTIGASLGTDSLKRTLYAGLVGTLAVMLFMLLYYRMLGVYATLALTIYIALTLGVFKLFGITMTLSGVAGFILSIGMAVDANVLIFERSKEEMRKGLSRMSALDEGFSRAWLSIRDSNVSTMLTAVILYYATTGFVKGFALTLLIGVLMSMFSAITVTRTILRVFTRNQESNKA, encoded by the coding sequence ATGAAAAAAAATTCAGCCATCCTCTTAATAGGAATCGTTGCCCTCGCCGTATTGGTCGGATTTTTTGTGTATCCAAAAAACTTCGGCGCAAACACGCGGCCGTGGCGGCTGGGGCTTGATCTTGTCGGCGGCACGCACTTAGTTTATGAAGTGGACATGGCGAATGTTACCGGCGCCGACCGTGACAGCGTCTTGAATGGACTTCGCGACGTGATTGAAAAACGCGTCAATTTGTTCGGTGTGTCCGAGCCGCAGGTGTTTATCGCGAAAGGCGCGGACTCATATCGCTTGGTGGTGGAGCTTGCGGGCATTAAAGACGTTTCCGAAGCAATCAAGCTCATCGGCGAAACGCCGCTCTTGACCTTTGCCGAGGTTGAGTATGAAAAACCGAAAGAGGGCACTGCAACTACGTCTGCGGCGGTGGAACCGAAGTTTTTCCCGTTGGATCTTTCCGGCCGCCACGTTTCCGGCGCCCAGCTCAATTTTGACCAGCTGACCGGAAAGCCGGAAGTTTCCATTTCATTCAACGACGAAGGCGCGAAACTCTTTGAGGACATGACGGCGAAAAATGTGGGTAAGCCGATTGCGATTTTTCTTGACGGTGTATTGATTGAGATGCCGACCGTGCAGGAAAAAATCAGCGGCGGACGCGCGCAAATCACCGGACGATTCACTGTGCAGGAGGCGAAGCAACTTGTTGAGCGGTTTAACGCGGGGGCCTTGCCCGCGCCGGTAAAACTCGTGAGCCAGCAAACCATCGGCGCCTCGCTCGGCACGGATTCACTGAAGCGTACGCTCTACGCCGGACTCGTCGGTACGCTGGCAGTCATGCTCTTCATGCTACTTTACTACCGGATGCTGGGGGTTTATGCCACATTGGCACTTACTATATATATCGCTCTGACGCTCGGAGTGTTTAAGCTCTTTGGTATCACGATGACGCTTTCCGGCGTCGCGGGTTTTATTCTTTCCATCGGTATGGCGGTGGACGCGAACGTGCTGATTTTTGAACGCAGTAAAGAAGAGATGCGAAAAGGACTTTCACGCATGAGTGCCTTGGATGAAGGATTCTCCCGCGCGTGGCTTTCCATTCGTGATTCCAACGTGAGCACCATGCTCACCGCGGTCATCTTATACTACGCGACCACCGGCTTCGTGAAAGGGTTCGCGTTGACGCTCCTCATCGGTGTTTTGATGAGTATGTTCTCCGCTATCACGGTTACCCGCACAATTTTACGCGTGTTCACACGCAATCAAGAAAGCAATAAAGCATAA
- a CDS encoding RNA polymerase sigma factor, protein MPKEKDAVEKAPQQLPDDEVLKLSMDDPALFGILVDRYREAFVRAARSITRSHNEAEDILQEAFTKIYVNGRRFKKQPGATFKSWAYKILVNTSFTHYQKLKKQQGNVSYLDPVLYDDALVDEGASDLATNTDNRAIVAKTLEKMPEHLGRVMKLYYLEDKSYDDIAKLEGISLTTLKMRLFRAKRLFRKLMDE, encoded by the coding sequence ATGCCGAAGGAGAAAGATGCGGTCGAGAAAGCCCCGCAACAACTGCCCGATGACGAAGTGCTGAAGTTATCCATGGATGACCCGGCGCTTTTTGGCATTCTGGTGGACCGCTACCGCGAGGCGTTTGTGCGCGCGGCGCGGAGCATCACGCGGAGTCATAACGAAGCCGAGGATATTTTGCAGGAGGCATTCACGAAGATTTACGTGAACGGTCGGCGGTTTAAAAAACAACCCGGCGCGACATTCAAAAGCTGGGCATATAAGATTCTCGTCAATACCTCATTCACGCATTATCAGAAATTAAAAAAACAGCAGGGGAATGTGTCTTATCTTGACCCGGTGCTCTACGACGATGCGCTTGTGGATGAGGGGGCGTCTGATTTAGCCACAAACACTGACAACCGCGCTATCGTCGCAAAAACGCTTGAAAAGATGCCGGAACATTTAGGGCGGGTGATGAAGTTATATTACCTGGAGGATAAGTCCTATGACGATATCGCGAAGCTGGAAGGGATATCGCTCACGACGCTCAAAATGCGTTTGTTCCGCGCAAAACGGCTGTTTAGAAAATTAATGGATGAGTAA
- a CDS encoding M48 family metallopeptidase, which yields MSSVSLYTQRDSNIRKTWLIFTLFFVVVIGIGWVFTRIYGDPSILVIAVVFSTVMSIVSYWYSDKIVLAMSHAHPVNRENARELYNVVENLCITAGLPVPRIYIINEPAPNAFATGRNPEHAVVAVTRGLLERLNKTELEGVLAHELSHIGNRDMLVSTVIVILVGFISILGDMFLRSMFWGGARSRNDRGSAGGVLLLLGLVLSILAPIAATLMQLAISRKREFLADASGALLTRYPEGLARALEKIHADATPLRVAQNTTAHLWFDDPFTKGKRTSLIHKLFMTHPPVEERVAALRGMLV from the coding sequence ATGTCAAGTGTAAGCCTTTATACACAGAGAGATTCCAACATCCGCAAAACGTGGCTCATTTTCACGTTATTTTTTGTCGTGGTCATCGGCATTGGTTGGGTGTTCACGCGCATCTATGGGGACCCAAGCATTCTTGTTATCGCGGTCGTATTTAGCACCGTTATGAGCATTGTGAGTTATTGGTATTCGGATAAGATTGTGCTCGCGATGTCGCATGCGCATCCGGTAAATCGTGAGAATGCCCGCGAACTGTACAATGTCGTTGAAAATCTTTGCATCACCGCGGGGCTTCCTGTGCCGCGGATATACATTATTAATGAACCGGCGCCGAACGCGTTCGCGACCGGCAGGAATCCCGAACACGCGGTTGTGGCCGTGACGCGCGGGTTGTTGGAACGGCTCAATAAAACGGAGCTTGAAGGAGTGTTGGCGCACGAGCTTTCGCACATCGGCAACCGCGACATGCTTGTTTCTACGGTTATTGTGATTCTCGTCGGATTTATTTCCATTCTGGGCGATATGTTTTTGCGTTCCATGTTTTGGGGCGGCGCTCGCAGCCGTAATGACCGCGGGTCGGCGGGAGGAGTTTTGCTTTTGTTGGGGCTAGTGCTTTCAATTCTTGCGCCCATCGCCGCGACACTTATGCAGCTCGCTATTTCGCGCAAACGCGAGTTCCTAGCCGATGCCTCCGGCGCGCTTTTGACGCGCTATCCCGAGGGACTCGCGCGGGCATTGGAAAAAATCCACGCGGACGCGACGCCTTTGCGGGTCGCGCAAAACACCACGGCGCATCTGTGGTTTGACGACCCATTCACGAAGGGCAAGCGCACATCGCTCATCCACAAGCTCTTTATGACTCATCCGCCGGTTGAGGAGCGCGTGGCGGCATTGCGGGGGATGCTGGTGTAG
- a CDS encoding LemA family protein: MNPLTIAIIVLVVLVIAVIGIYNGLIRARLRAKEALSDIDVQSKRRYDLIPNLIETVKGYVSHEKNVLENVTAARTRVATGGSALENAQAENALSATLKTLFAVLENYPQLKANENFLELQRELSDTENKMQAARRFYNSVVQDLNAKVQSFPSNIIARTFSFHEEKFFELSTIDEAKPVAVKF, encoded by the coding sequence ATGAATCCATTAACAATTGCGATTATTGTTCTCGTAGTATTAGTGATTGCGGTTATCGGAATATACAATGGTCTTATCCGGGCACGATTGCGCGCCAAGGAAGCGCTCTCCGACATTGACGTGCAGTCCAAGCGTCGTTATGACTTAATCCCGAATCTTATTGAAACGGTGAAAGGGTATGTGTCGCATGAAAAGAATGTGTTGGAAAACGTGACGGCAGCGCGGACGCGCGTGGCAACAGGCGGATCGGCGTTGGAAAATGCCCAGGCGGAAAATGCGCTTTCAGCGACGCTTAAAACGCTGTTCGCGGTTTTGGAGAATTACCCCCAACTCAAGGCGAACGAAAACTTTTTGGAATTACAGCGTGAACTTTCGGACACCGAAAACAAGATGCAGGCGGCGCGGCGGTTTTACAATTCCGTGGTGCAGGACTTGAACGCGAAGGTGCAATCGTTCCCGTCAAACATCATCGCCCGTACGTTTAGTTTTCACGAGGAGAAATTTTTTGAATTGTCGACGATTGATGAGGCGAAGCCTGTTGCGGTGAAATTCTAG
- a CDS encoding GNAT family N-acetyltransferase — translation MEILEYRISHESDLVAINNLLCELAPNAPALTLERLEKICIAPQMHVFVERDADKIVGMATLEIGETMMGTQGYVHDVVVSSDYRGKGIGKMLMEKVIAEAHALGAKHIDLTSNPKRNTGQFYTSLGFVKRETECYRKELS, via the coding sequence ATGGAGATCTTGGAATATCGCATCTCACACGAGAGTGACCTCGTTGCAATAAATAATTTGTTGTGCGAGCTTGCGCCCAATGCGCCAGCGCTCACATTGGAACGACTAGAAAAAATTTGCATTGCGCCGCAGATGCATGTCTTTGTGGAGCGAGATGCGGATAAGATCGTCGGCATGGCAACGCTTGAAATCGGCGAAACAATGATGGGTACGCAAGGGTATGTGCATGATGTTGTCGTTTCGTCCGATTATCGCGGCAAGGGGATCGGCAAAATGCTCATGGAAAAAGTTATTGCGGAGGCACATGCGCTCGGTGCGAAACATATTGATTTGACAAGCAATCCCAAGCGCAATACCGGACAATTTTATACTTCGCTCGGATTTGTGAAGCGCGAGACAGAGTGTTACCGGAAGGAGTTGTCGTAG
- a CDS encoding type II toxin-antitoxin system HicA family toxin, which produces MSGLPILKPKELIRILREFGFEEMRQKGSHLFLQHSDGRTTIVPVHGREEIGRGLLRQILREIEISPEDFMKLL; this is translated from the coding sequence ATGAGCGGTTTGCCGATTCTAAAACCGAAGGAGCTCATAAGGATTTTGCGCGAGTTTGGTTTCGAGGAGATGCGACAAAAAGGTTCGCATCTTTTTCTTCAGCATTCCGACGGAAGGACGACGATCGTGCCCGTGCATGGGCGCGAAGAGATCGGCCGCGGACTGCTTCGGCAGATCTTGCGGGAGATTGAAATATCGCCCGAAGATTTTATGAAATTATTGTAG
- a CDS encoding type II toxin-antitoxin system HicB family antitoxin, with protein sequence MLKQQFKIIVEQDEDGYFIASVPMLPGCHTQAKTLPMLRDRVKDAIALCLEESAENPAYRARIKSMAHEPAFIGMDMVEV encoded by the coding sequence ATGCTGAAACAGCAGTTCAAAATTATCGTTGAGCAAGATGAAGACGGATATTTTATCGCATCCGTGCCAATGCTTCCAGGGTGCCACACGCAAGCAAAAACATTGCCCATGCTTAGGGATCGGGTAAAAGATGCCATTGCGTTATGTCTTGAAGAATCAGCGGAGAATCCGGCATACCGAGCGCGCATAAAGTCCATGGCTCACGAACCGGCCTTCATCGGCATGGACATGGTGGAGGTATGA
- a CDS encoding J domain-containing protein, with product MKDFYKTLGVQKGASEDDIKKAYRRLAHEHHPDKAGGDEKKFKELNEAYQVLSNKDKRAYYDRFGEAQPGMGGGQGPFGGFGEGGFGFGFDPSNLGDFGDAGDIFDSIFEGLGMKRKRRTYQRGADIEAVVEVTLEESFGGIKKQLRYRTSIICEKCGGVGHFPDAGFSECAACDGRGEVRESRSTFFGNFSQVRQCAKCVGLGKIPKKICGSCSGVGRAVGERQVDVAIASGVADGQIIKLVGMGEAGERGAGVGDLYVRVRVKPHATFARQGDDVFIKKEASLVDVLLGIPLELPTIAGKKVTATIPEHFSLKSKLKIDGAGMPRFGGYGHGAMYVELDIKTPKHLSSAAKKLLEELKREIE from the coding sequence ATGAAAGATTTCTACAAAACACTCGGTGTTCAAAAAGGTGCCTCTGAAGACGATATCAAAAAAGCATATCGGCGCTTGGCGCACGAGCATCATCCGGATAAGGCCGGCGGCGACGAGAAAAAGTTTAAGGAATTGAACGAGGCGTATCAGGTGCTCTCTAACAAAGATAAGCGCGCGTATTATGATCGCTTCGGCGAGGCGCAACCCGGCATGGGTGGAGGGCAGGGGCCATTTGGCGGATTTGGCGAGGGTGGTTTCGGGTTTGGCTTTGATCCGTCAAATCTCGGAGATTTTGGCGACGCCGGAGATATTTTTGATTCAATTTTTGAAGGTTTGGGCATGAAGCGCAAACGCCGCACGTATCAGCGCGGCGCGGATATTGAAGCGGTGGTTGAGGTAACACTGGAGGAGTCCTTTGGGGGTATCAAAAAACAGTTGCGCTACCGTACCTCTATTATATGCGAAAAATGCGGCGGTGTGGGGCATTTTCCCGATGCGGGGTTTTCCGAGTGCGCCGCGTGTGATGGCAGAGGCGAGGTGCGCGAGAGCCGCTCCACGTTTTTTGGTAATTTTTCGCAGGTGCGGCAGTGCGCGAAGTGCGTGGGGCTTGGAAAAATCCCCAAGAAAATTTGCGGCAGCTGTTCTGGAGTGGGGCGCGCCGTCGGTGAGCGGCAGGTGGATGTAGCAATTGCTTCCGGAGTTGCCGACGGTCAGATTATCAAGCTGGTCGGCATGGGTGAGGCGGGCGAGCGCGGCGCGGGTGTCGGTGACTTATATGTGCGTGTGCGCGTGAAGCCGCACGCGACGTTTGCGCGTCAGGGCGATGACGTGTTTATAAAAAAGGAGGCGTCGCTTGTGGACGTACTCCTAGGGATCCCGCTAGAACTCCCGACCATCGCGGGCAAAAAAGTAACCGCGACCATTCCCGAACACTTCAGTTTGAAAAGTAAATTGAAAATTGACGGCGCCGGTATGCCCCGATTTGGTGGCTACGGGCATGGAGCGATGTATGTGGAGCTGGATATCAAAACCCCGAAGCATCTTTCCTCCGCGGCGAAAAAATTATTGGAGGAGCTGAAGCGGGAGATAGAGTAG